In one Neobacillus sp. CF12 genomic region, the following are encoded:
- a CDS encoding alpha/beta fold hydrolase — MKELGTNLFPSLDVEKETKRWNQLYKIMTEPKPEIIPTPRQAVWKKNKATLWYHPAKEKRHAIPVFLVYSLLNKVYILDIGEGSSVVGGLTERGYDVYLLDWGSPGHEDSDITLDKYIIDYLENSLKRALRHSGAKEISLAGYCLGGTIAAILASITELPIKNLSLAAVPIDFSIGVLPDKLLEGLQKGELSVDSFADAHETIPSEILYLMFRLLSPGDGSTIINLFTRAHDAKYVEKWRRMDKWTKDTASFAGAAFKQMFNDLYQNNKLLKGELMIGGRKVDLKNINCPLFVFSCSRDTLILEKQSLPVLNLVSSKDKTYEVFEGGHVSLVLTGVFAEIWDKWLSDRSQEDQEVHV; from the coding sequence ATGAAAGAATTAGGAACAAATCTTTTTCCAAGCTTAGACGTAGAAAAAGAAACGAAGCGGTGGAACCAGCTTTATAAAATTATGACAGAGCCAAAGCCAGAAATTATACCAACACCGAGACAGGCTGTCTGGAAGAAAAATAAAGCAACCTTATGGTATCATCCTGCAAAGGAAAAAAGACATGCGATCCCAGTATTTCTAGTCTACTCTCTGTTAAATAAGGTGTACATTCTTGACATTGGTGAAGGAAGCAGCGTTGTAGGCGGACTTACCGAGCGCGGCTATGATGTCTACCTATTAGATTGGGGCTCCCCTGGACACGAAGATTCTGATATCACACTTGATAAATATATCATTGATTATCTAGAAAACAGCTTAAAACGAGCTTTACGACATTCAGGTGCAAAGGAAATATCCCTTGCCGGTTATTGCCTAGGTGGAACCATTGCAGCCATCCTGGCATCCATAACGGAGCTGCCAATTAAGAATTTATCCCTTGCAGCTGTTCCAATCGATTTTAGTATCGGCGTCCTTCCTGATAAATTGCTGGAAGGACTACAAAAAGGGGAGCTAAGTGTTGACAGTTTTGCCGATGCACATGAGACCATTCCTTCAGAAATTCTGTATTTAATGTTTAGGTTGCTTTCACCGGGCGATGGAAGTACTATAATCAATCTGTTCACCCGTGCACATGATGCGAAATATGTAGAAAAGTGGCGCCGAATGGATAAGTGGACAAAGGACACTGCTTCGTTTGCGGGTGCCGCTTTCAAACAAATGTTTAATGATCTCTATCAAAACAACAAACTCTTAAAAGGAGAATTGATGATTGGCGGGAGGAAGGTGGATTTAAAAAATATAAACTGTCCGCTTTTTGTCTTCTCTTGCTCACGCGACACACTTATATTAGAGAAGCAAAGTCTACCGGTATTGAACCTTGTTTCAAGTAAGGATAAAACGTATGAGGTATTTGAAGGTGGACATGTCTCACTGGTCTTGACCGGGGTGTTTGCTGAAATTTGGGATAAATGGCTTTCGGATCGATCACAGGAAGATCAAGAGGTACATGTATAA
- a CDS encoding LysR family transcriptional regulator, translating into MHIEQLEYIVKVAETGSISIAAEKLHVSQSGISQSITRLEEELGVKLFTRHRRLGAVPTPEGKTLIKKAYEVLVRLQEFKEEAQSFNSVISGNLKLSSIPGFMLFLLEPLSSFKNAFPNVNIEISEKSTQHIIEHVENNQIDIGLITIYEELIKKREDLRFEVILEGKMKVYVGKTSPLALTKSITPQQLMSQNVILYNGDYVKRFANDLMSHFGPMNILFTSDNTEVIKKAILEGLGVSFGPDFSHKNDPLVVSGEIVPIDIINYEQEKIGVGWVRSENNHFSINTKRFLEHFNFHSRMLAYSTK; encoded by the coding sequence ATGCATATTGAACAATTGGAATACATTGTAAAGGTTGCAGAAACAGGGTCGATTTCAATAGCTGCAGAGAAGCTCCATGTTTCACAATCGGGGATCAGTCAATCCATTACTAGATTAGAAGAGGAGTTGGGTGTTAAATTATTTACTCGTCACCGACGACTCGGCGCCGTTCCTACTCCTGAAGGCAAAACGTTAATTAAAAAGGCATACGAGGTATTAGTAAGACTTCAAGAATTTAAAGAGGAAGCCCAATCCTTCAACAGTGTTATTTCAGGAAATTTAAAGCTATCATCGATCCCTGGCTTTATGTTGTTCCTGTTAGAACCTTTATCTTCCTTTAAAAACGCTTTCCCAAATGTAAATATAGAAATCTCGGAAAAAAGCACACAGCACATTATTGAACATGTCGAAAATAACCAGATTGATATTGGCCTCATCACGATTTACGAGGAATTAATAAAAAAAAGAGAAGATTTGCGATTTGAAGTCATACTCGAAGGAAAGATGAAGGTGTATGTAGGCAAAACGTCACCTTTAGCGTTAACTAAATCGATCACCCCCCAACAATTAATGTCACAAAACGTGATTTTATATAATGGTGATTATGTGAAACGCTTTGCGAATGATTTAATGAGTCATTTTGGTCCTATGAATATTTTATTTACCTCTGATAATACCGAAGTCATAAAAAAGGCAATTTTAGAGGGATTAGGAGTCAGCTTCGGGCCAGATTTTTCTCACAAAAATGATCCTCTTGTAGTAAGCGGCGAAATCGTTCCAATCGATATCATCAATTACGAACAGGAAAAAATAGGTGTAGGCTGGGTACGCTCGGAGAATAATCATTTTTCTATTAACACAAAGAGGTTTTTAGAACACTTTAATTTCCATTCCCGCATGCTGGCATATTCAACAAAATGA
- a CDS encoding MFS transporter, with protein sequence MKRWAKWIILLALFIMSIVNFADKSITGLAGIHIMKDLDLTSTQFGIVASSFFWLFSIAGILGGALSDRLGTGKLLAIMAIIWTIAQSMVLFVSSLPLLIFSRVLLGAGEGAFSATAVSHISKWFKPESRALAISIINFGNVVGIAVTAPIMVFLISNYGWKQAFFISGICSFLWLIAWLWLGRLRADDSLEEDEGRQKNEQDKNGKDVWKALRSPIFILTVLVAFIAYSIIVFGLTFNPAYLIKVKGLSEQQAANVIAISGLIGALLGIFLAFCSDRLFKKTQSLWMSRVLFTGICVVLAGVLYALYPLVNGAGSIIIILSLVNTLVVTINTLNPAVVISLLPERKGVMAGTYYGIMSSSGIVAPVIFGQLIQNSGTNPPGGFDTSIYGMSVAMVLAAILIFLFGKPKQRVSKMGENKLVKYL encoded by the coding sequence ATGAAACGTTGGGCGAAATGGATTATTTTACTTGCACTTTTTATTATGTCCATTGTTAATTTTGCTGATAAGTCCATTACGGGATTGGCCGGTATCCATATTATGAAGGATTTAGATCTTACCTCAACTCAGTTTGGAATAGTAGCTAGTAGTTTTTTTTGGTTGTTCTCCATAGCTGGAATACTAGGCGGTGCTTTGTCGGACCGGTTGGGCACAGGTAAGCTCCTAGCTATTATGGCGATTATTTGGACAATCGCTCAATCGATGGTGCTGTTTGTTTCAAGTTTACCATTATTGATATTTAGTAGAGTATTACTGGGTGCTGGAGAGGGTGCTTTTTCTGCAACTGCCGTCAGTCATATTAGTAAATGGTTTAAACCTGAATCGCGAGCTCTTGCCATATCGATAATAAATTTTGGCAATGTTGTGGGCATAGCCGTTACAGCCCCAATAATGGTTTTTCTAATTTCAAATTACGGCTGGAAACAAGCATTTTTTATTTCTGGTATTTGTAGCTTTCTCTGGTTAATAGCTTGGCTATGGCTAGGCAGGCTTAGAGCAGATGATTCATTAGAAGAAGATGAAGGTAGACAGAAAAACGAACAAGACAAAAATGGGAAAGATGTCTGGAAGGCGTTACGATCTCCTATTTTTATTTTAACAGTCTTAGTAGCATTTATCGCCTATTCAATTATTGTCTTCGGACTTACCTTTAATCCTGCATATCTAATCAAAGTAAAGGGATTATCTGAACAACAGGCAGCCAATGTGATTGCCATCTCCGGATTAATTGGGGCACTTTTAGGAATCTTCCTTGCTTTTTGTTCCGATCGTTTATTCAAAAAAACTCAAAGTTTATGGATGTCGAGAGTTTTGTTTACTGGTATTTGTGTGGTTCTAGCAGGTGTATTATACGCGCTTTATCCTCTAGTGAATGGAGCAGGTTCCATTATCATCATCCTTTCGCTAGTAAACACATTAGTTGTCACCATCAACACACTTAATCCGGCAGTAGTCATCAGTTTACTCCCCGAGCGTAAGGGTGTGATGGCAGGTACTTATTATGGAATTATGTCTTCATCCGGTATTGTTGCTCCAGTTATTTTTGGGCAACTCATTCAAAATTCTGGTACAAATCCACCAGGTGGTTTTGATACATCCATTTATGGAATGTCTGTAGCTATGGTGCTAGCAGCAATCCTCATATTCCTTTTCGGAAAACCAAAACAACGAGTCTCAAAAATGGGTGAAAATAAATTAGTAAAATATTTATAA
- a CDS encoding polyhydroxyalkanoate biosynthesis repressor PhaR: MSNEKKYDPFMGLNQLSEMWDKQLTGLLYNIADNKEFVRTASFGINNYSVYLEKLRKNQELFASLLNIPTKKDVANAAKLSIQTEEKIDILEEQIWKLQDSVSSITKENAGMFEEIVNIVMQMKNEVQKMAKEVAETKKINDDLQGLRKEIERGLIGIVREKPKKEPEKKQDKDLVLSGINK, translated from the coding sequence ATGTCAAATGAAAAAAAATATGATCCATTTATGGGATTGAACCAATTGAGTGAAATGTGGGACAAACAATTAACTGGCCTATTATATAACATCGCAGATAACAAAGAATTTGTTCGCACAGCAAGTTTCGGAATTAATAACTATTCAGTGTACCTAGAGAAGCTTAGAAAGAACCAAGAACTTTTTGCTTCTCTATTGAATATCCCGACAAAGAAAGATGTTGCGAATGCCGCAAAGCTATCGATTCAGACAGAAGAAAAAATAGATATTTTAGAAGAACAAATTTGGAAATTACAAGACAGTGTAAGTTCAATTACGAAAGAAAATGCAGGCATGTTCGAAGAAATCGTAAATATTGTTATGCAAATGAAGAATGAAGTTCAAAAAATGGCTAAAGAGGTGGCGGAAACTAAAAAAATAAATGATGATCTTCAGGGATTGCGGAAAGAAATTGAGAGAGGACTCATCGGAATCGTGCGGGAAAAGCCAAAAAAAGAACCAGAAAAAAAGCAGGATAAAGATCTAGTTCTTTCTGGTATAAATAAATAA
- a CDS encoding alkyl sulfatase dimerization domain-containing protein, whose product MKSKISHPNKSATSFTKEANLSVYESLNFEDQQDFIDAKRGFIAPLESSTIKNQSGEVVWDMNQLEFLDDSAPETVNPSLWRNAQLQAISGLFEVVEGIYQVRGQSIATTFFIEGKQGVIVCDTSASTETAKAAMELYYKHRPRKPVSAIIISQSHADHFGGIQAVLKYAADPAIPIIVPQHFTKEALSENVLLGTIMARRAEYQFGKNIPDGRTGSVSIGIGSTMSSGTMSFALPTFEIENEVHTMEIDGVTFKFLLTPNTEAPAEMHFYIKDCKALFVSENANQLMHQIYTVRGAKTRDALHWANSLDKTIHLFEQEEIDALLMIHAWPVWGKDRALGHLKLQRDLYKYMHDQTVRLANHGLTMEEIAETIKLPKSLDMYWGNRGYYGTLKHNAKGIYNFYLGYYSAHPSDLDPLPQVEAGLKYVEYMGGAAAILEKAKADFENGEYRWVAQVLKNVVMADPENTEAKHLLADAFEQLGYQAESANWRNIYLVGASELRNGMNKDNAPLDVSGIVHHMPVDDFLKLMAVKLNGPKADGKKITLNVTLSDSNQKYAIYIENAVLIYKEGMVDANPDVTLTLNQLIFYGIGLGLLSPEQAVASGKLLISGDQTKLNEFLSLLDEFDRFINIVTP is encoded by the coding sequence ATGAAAAGCAAAATATCTCATCCAAATAAATCCGCCACTTCATTTACAAAAGAGGCAAATCTATCAGTCTATGAATCATTAAATTTCGAAGATCAACAGGATTTCATAGACGCAAAACGCGGTTTTATTGCACCTTTAGAATCTAGCACGATTAAAAATCAATCTGGGGAAGTCGTTTGGGACATGAATCAGTTAGAATTTCTTGACGACTCTGCTCCAGAAACCGTGAACCCAAGTCTTTGGCGAAATGCACAATTACAGGCTATATCCGGTTTATTTGAAGTAGTAGAAGGTATTTATCAAGTTCGTGGACAATCCATCGCCACCACTTTCTTTATTGAAGGTAAACAAGGAGTCATTGTCTGTGATACATCAGCAAGTACGGAAACCGCTAAGGCTGCAATGGAATTATATTATAAACATCGTCCAAGAAAGCCCGTTTCAGCTATTATTATCAGTCAAAGTCATGCGGACCATTTTGGGGGAATTCAAGCTGTTCTAAAATATGCCGCTGATCCGGCGATCCCAATTATTGTTCCGCAGCATTTTACGAAAGAAGCCTTAAGTGAAAATGTCCTTTTAGGTACCATCATGGCGCGCCGTGCCGAGTATCAGTTTGGTAAAAATATACCAGATGGCAGGACAGGCTCTGTTTCTATCGGCATTGGTTCTACTATGAGTTCTGGGACGATGAGTTTTGCGCTGCCTACGTTTGAAATTGAAAACGAGGTCCATACCATGGAGATTGATGGGGTAACCTTCAAATTTTTGTTAACGCCAAACACAGAAGCACCAGCTGAAATGCATTTTTATATCAAAGACTGCAAAGCATTATTTGTTTCAGAGAACGCAAATCAATTAATGCACCAAATTTATACGGTAAGAGGTGCAAAAACACGGGATGCCCTGCATTGGGCAAATTCACTCGATAAGACGATTCATTTATTTGAACAAGAAGAGATTGATGCCTTACTTATGATCCATGCATGGCCTGTTTGGGGCAAAGATCGGGCTTTAGGACATTTGAAATTGCAGCGCGATTTATATAAATACATGCATGACCAGACTGTGCGGTTAGCAAATCATGGGTTAACGATGGAAGAAATAGCTGAAACCATCAAGCTTCCAAAATCCTTGGATATGTATTGGGGCAATCGCGGGTATTACGGTACCTTAAAGCATAATGCAAAGGGGATATATAATTTTTACTTAGGCTATTATAGTGCACACCCATCAGATTTAGATCCACTACCACAAGTAGAAGCGGGTCTTAAATATGTAGAATACATGGGTGGAGCGGCTGCGATTTTGGAAAAAGCAAAAGCTGACTTTGAAAACGGGGAATACCGCTGGGTAGCGCAGGTATTAAAAAACGTTGTAATGGCCGACCCAGAAAATACCGAAGCCAAACATTTATTAGCTGATGCCTTCGAACAATTAGGGTACCAAGCGGAATCAGCCAATTGGCGGAATATTTATCTTGTTGGTGCATCCGAACTAAGAAATGGAATGAATAAAGATAATGCCCCATTAGATGTTTCTGGAATCGTTCACCATATGCCGGTAGATGATTTCTTAAAACTGATGGCAGTTAAATTAAACGGACCAAAAGCAGATGGAAAAAAAATAACGTTGAATGTAACTCTATCAGATTCTAACCAAAAATATGCCATTTATATTGAAAATGCTGTTTTGATTTATAAAGAAGGCATGGTAGACGCTAACCCGGATGTTACCTTAACTCTTAATCAATTAATATTTTATGGAATTGGCCTGGGTCTTCTTTCACCTGAACAAGCAGTAGCATCAGGTAAATTACTGATTTCTGGTGACCAAACGAAACTGAATGAATTTTTATCACTCTTAGATGAGTTCGACCGTTTTATCAATATCGTAACGCCTTAA
- a CDS encoding aldehyde dehydrogenase family protein, with amino-acid sequence MKAAVHTLEFPLFINGEWKPAISGETFEVVNPATGEIAAKVAKAGKEDVEAAVSSARQAFDSGVWSKKTPQERANVLIQFGNKILEHAEELGYLESISSGATLRRISNMDILTIVDLLQQTAKFTVEYPYVESLPTLPFPGPSNNQVWREPIGVVAAVTAWNFPMILAMWKLAPALAMGNSIVVKPASNTPLSTLKLAELATEAGIPAGVFNVVPGPGASIGEALVTHPSVDKVAFTGSTEVGSRIMQMAAGTVKRVTLELGGKSPAIVLPDADLSITIPGILFGFLSHSGQICESGTRVLVHESIYEQVIEQLSKLASTITIGNPLDIATGMGPLVSQQQLDTVLSYIESGIQEGARLVCGGKRRIVEGFEDGYFVEPTIFADVHNDMKIAREEIFGPVLSVIRYSTVEEAIQIANDTIYGLAGGVWTKDVNEGMKIARELKAGTIWINDWHMLRSDAPFGGYKQSGFGRELGRHALDEYSQVKHVHCSLVPELSQRTWYQMLLG; translated from the coding sequence ATGAAAGCAGCTGTGCACACATTGGAATTTCCACTCTTTATTAACGGGGAATGGAAACCAGCGATAAGCGGAGAAACATTTGAGGTAGTAAACCCTGCAACCGGTGAAATCGCAGCAAAGGTGGCAAAAGCCGGTAAAGAAGATGTGGAGGCGGCCGTTTCATCTGCACGTCAGGCTTTTGATTCGGGGGTATGGTCTAAAAAAACTCCTCAAGAACGTGCGAACGTACTCATCCAATTTGGAAACAAGATTCTGGAACATGCAGAAGAATTGGGGTACTTAGAATCAATTAGTTCAGGAGCAACACTACGACGTATTTCAAACATGGACATCTTAACCATTGTTGATCTCTTACAGCAAACAGCAAAGTTCACAGTTGAGTATCCCTATGTCGAATCCCTTCCTACTTTACCATTCCCTGGACCAAGCAATAACCAGGTCTGGCGGGAACCGATTGGAGTTGTAGCGGCAGTTACCGCTTGGAATTTTCCAATGATCTTGGCTATGTGGAAATTGGCTCCGGCGTTAGCAATGGGGAACTCTATTGTGGTCAAACCAGCTTCCAATACGCCATTATCTACATTGAAATTAGCGGAATTGGCTACCGAAGCAGGAATACCAGCTGGTGTATTCAATGTTGTACCTGGTCCTGGAGCGAGCATTGGAGAAGCACTCGTGACCCATCCAAGTGTGGACAAAGTCGCTTTTACCGGATCTACAGAAGTCGGTAGCCGTATTATGCAGATGGCAGCCGGAACGGTGAAACGCGTAACGCTTGAGTTAGGGGGGAAATCACCAGCAATCGTGTTGCCGGATGCGGACTTGAGTATTACCATTCCAGGAATTTTATTCGGTTTCTTATCGCACTCTGGACAAATTTGTGAATCTGGGACTCGTGTTCTTGTACATGAATCCATTTATGAACAAGTCATTGAACAATTATCGAAGCTTGCAAGCACCATTACAATTGGAAATCCATTAGATATCGCGACAGGTATGGGTCCGCTGGTATCACAGCAGCAGTTGGATACCGTTCTTTCGTATATTGAATCCGGTATTCAAGAAGGGGCGCGATTGGTTTGCGGTGGAAAGCGTAGAATCGTAGAAGGATTTGAAGATGGATATTTTGTTGAACCTACTATTTTTGCAGATGTTCATAATGATATGAAGATTGCGAGAGAAGAAATATTTGGTCCTGTTCTCTCCGTCATTCGTTACTCCACTGTTGAAGAGGCAATTCAAATAGCGAACGATACCATTTATGGATTAGCAGGTGGTGTTTGGACTAAGGATGTGAACGAAGGAATGAAAATAGCCCGTGAATTAAAGGCTGGTACGATCTGGATCAATGATTGGCACATGCTCAGAAGTGATGCGCCATTTGGCGGATACAAGCAAAGCGGGTTTGGCAGGGAACTAGGACGTCATGCGTTGGACGAATATTCTCAAGTCAAGCATGTCCACTGCTCACTAGTACCTGAACTAAGCCAAAGAACATGGTATCAAATGTTATTGGGATAA
- a CDS encoding iron-containing alcohol dehydrogenase has protein sequence MSISFFQFSVRTVVNSGAGSRTLLPEMIKGLGGKRAVLYTDKGLTQAGITKKIIELFELMPGTPELVGVFEEIEQDAKGEIINRGARFFKECNGDSFIALGGGSVLDTVKGIKWMIHKGLDDIRDSLLTGNVMEWWPEAQFIPIPHVAIATTAGTGAEVSPVAVILNEKIGMKTNLLHPFINADMAILDPDLTLGLPPKITAFTGFDALTHAVEAYFSPKANPMTDAYALQSIRMIVDHLQTAVHNGGDLSARANMLMASSMAISAFCLCLNAVPIHNMAHAIGAKFNIPHGLANAVLLPNVMESLPGYYLPRITGFAQALGIVNPSEQPEECLAEVIEYIRDLRKAVNLPDSFAEFECNEDKLHLLVPAVHHDPAGVFFKIPAQIITKVVNEVFELKAIEA, from the coding sequence ATGTCGATATCATTTTTTCAATTTTCTGTAAGAACGGTTGTCAATAGCGGGGCGGGATCTAGAACGTTGCTTCCTGAGATGATTAAGGGGCTTGGCGGTAAACGAGCAGTGCTTTATACGGATAAAGGGTTAACCCAAGCCGGAATTACAAAGAAAATTATAGAATTGTTTGAACTCATGCCTGGGACACCAGAGCTAGTCGGAGTGTTTGAAGAGATTGAACAGGATGCAAAAGGTGAAATCATTAATCGCGGAGCCCGTTTCTTTAAAGAGTGCAACGGTGATTCCTTCATTGCTCTTGGCGGAGGCAGCGTCTTAGATACAGTTAAAGGGATCAAGTGGATGATTCATAAAGGTCTGGATGATATCCGTGACTCGCTGCTTACCGGAAATGTAATGGAATGGTGGCCGGAGGCGCAATTTATTCCGATTCCGCATGTAGCAATTGCAACAACGGCGGGAACGGGTGCTGAAGTATCACCAGTAGCGGTTATTCTTAATGAAAAAATTGGAATGAAAACAAACCTTCTTCATCCATTTATCAATGCAGATATGGCGATACTAGACCCGGATTTAACGTTAGGACTTCCTCCTAAAATCACTGCCTTTACAGGATTTGATGCCTTGACACATGCAGTGGAAGCTTATTTTTCACCAAAGGCCAATCCGATGACAGATGCCTATGCCTTGCAATCGATTCGTATGATTGTTGATCATTTACAGACTGCGGTACACAACGGAGGCGATCTTTCAGCAAGAGCGAATATGCTGATGGCAAGTTCAATGGCCATTTCTGCTTTTTGTTTATGTCTGAATGCCGTTCCCATTCACAATATGGCACATGCGATAGGGGCAAAATTCAATATTCCGCATGGACTAGCGAATGCTGTGCTTTTGCCAAACGTAATGGAATCTTTGCCTGGATACTACTTGCCACGAATCACAGGATTTGCGCAAGCGTTAGGTATTGTCAATCCATCAGAACAACCAGAAGAATGTTTAGCGGAAGTGATCGAATATATAAGAGATCTCCGCAAAGCGGTAAATTTACCTGACAGTTTTGCAGAATTTGAATGTAACGAAGATAAGCTGCATCTATTAGTGCCGGCAGTTCACCATGACCCAGCAGGAGTTTTCTTCAAGATACCAGCACAGATTATCACCAAAGTGGTAAATGAAGTGTTTGAGTTAAAAGCTATAGAGGCTTAA
- a CDS encoding long-chain-fatty-acid--CoA ligase has protein sequence MNLNESLKYSAARFPNRTAYTYLYESTTYAELDSYVDSAAAGLAAGGIKKGDKVAIMLGNCPEFVIAYYGILRAGAVVVPINPSYTSGEISYILSNSQAKAVIADSSLEATLSPLREKLEHLKMVIYTDSIQFEWTWERLILDPTEKFESPSIEEDDLAVILYTSGTTGKPKGAMLSHRNMASNAASMSQLAEFTEEDRIIAVLPMFHVFCIATCINIPIACGAAIVIVPKFSPTEVINTIRKEKATLFAGVPTMFSFLLQVPGATAEDFSSIRACFSGGASIPVELLHRFEEKYKVSILEGYGLSETAPVTAFNPLRGKRKPGSVGLDIPEVVNKVVDHNGMEVPSGEIGELIVKGPNVMMGYLGMPEATASALKDGWFYTGDLARMDEDGYIYIVDRKKDMILVGGYNVYPREVEEVLYQHPAIVECAVIGIRDKEYGEIVKAFVVMNDESITMDDILFFCQDKLAKYKLPKQMEFMKELPKNSTGKILRRALRVEEVEVK, from the coding sequence ATGAATTTAAATGAGAGTTTAAAGTACAGTGCAGCAAGATTTCCAAATCGCACCGCTTATACGTATCTGTATGAAAGTACGACGTATGCAGAACTTGATAGTTATGTAGATTCTGCTGCAGCCGGGTTAGCGGCTGGAGGAATCAAAAAAGGAGATAAAGTAGCGATTATGCTAGGGAATTGTCCAGAGTTTGTCATTGCTTACTATGGGATTCTTCGAGCAGGTGCAGTGGTAGTCCCGATAAATCCTTCCTATACTTCAGGAGAAATATCCTATATTTTATCGAATAGCCAAGCAAAAGCTGTGATTGCCGATTCGTCTTTAGAAGCGACATTATCTCCATTGAGAGAGAAACTAGAACATTTGAAAATGGTTATCTACACTGATTCAATACAATTCGAATGGACTTGGGAGCGTCTTATTCTGGATCCAACAGAAAAATTTGAAAGCCCTTCCATTGAAGAAGACGATTTGGCCGTCATTCTTTATACCTCCGGCACAACAGGTAAACCGAAAGGCGCCATGCTATCTCATCGAAATATGGCTTCCAATGCTGCTTCGATGTCCCAGCTTGCTGAGTTCACCGAAGAAGATCGTATCATTGCGGTTCTTCCTATGTTTCATGTGTTTTGTATAGCAACTTGCATTAACATTCCGATTGCGTGCGGGGCAGCCATAGTGATTGTTCCGAAATTTAGCCCAACCGAAGTAATAAACACTATTAGAAAAGAAAAAGCAACATTATTTGCCGGAGTTCCCACCATGTTTAGTTTTCTGTTACAGGTTCCAGGAGCGACAGCAGAAGATTTTTCATCGATTCGGGCTTGTTTTTCAGGAGGTGCTTCGATTCCAGTTGAATTATTACATAGATTCGAAGAGAAGTATAAGGTTTCCATTTTAGAGGGATATGGTCTTTCTGAAACGGCTCCCGTGACAGCCTTCAATCCGTTAAGAGGAAAACGTAAACCAGGCTCTGTGGGTTTAGATATACCGGAAGTAGTGAATAAAGTTGTCGATCACAATGGAATGGAAGTTCCTAGTGGAGAAATCGGTGAATTAATTGTAAAAGGTCCAAATGTGATGATGGGCTATTTGGGAATGCCAGAAGCTACGGCTTCTGCTTTGAAAGACGGATGGTTTTACACGGGAGATTTAGCTCGAATGGATGAAGACGGATACATTTATATCGTTGACCGTAAAAAAGATATGATCCTCGTTGGCGGATACAATGTCTATCCGAGAGAAGTGGAGGAAGTATTATACCAACACCCGGCCATTGTGGAATGTGCTGTGATCGGAATACGTGATAAAGAATACGGAGAAATCGTGAAAGCTTTCGTAGTCATGAATGATGAAAGTATAACGATGGATGACATCCTGTTCTTCTGCCAAGACAAACTAGCAAAGTACAAGCTGCCAAAGCAAATGGAATTTATGAAGGAATTACCTAAAAATAGCACAGGTAAGATTTTAAGAAGAGCTTTGCGTGTTGAAGAAGTGGAAGTTAAGTAG